The genomic interval GATGCTTCCCCGACCATCCCCCTCACCATGTGACGTGTACCGACCTTCCATCGGACTCGCGGCTCAGAGTCCCTTCCGCCCCGTGCGGTCTGCGCCACGGCGCGCCGCCTCGATCGCGGCAATGTCGATATTGCGCATGGTCATCATCGCTTCGAACGCGCGTTTCGCCGCAGCGGGATCGGGGTCGGTGATCGCCTGGGTCAGGGCCAACGGCGTGATCTGCCATGAGAGTCCCCATCTGTCTTTGCACCACCCGCAGGCGCTCTCCTGCCCGCCATTGGCAACGATCGCATGCCAGTAGCGGTCCGTTTCGGCCTGGTCCACAGTTGCCACTTGAAACGAAAAAGCTTCGCTGTGTTTGAATGCAGGCCCTCCGTTAAGGCCGAGACATGGAATGCCCAGCACGGTGAATTCAACCGTCAACACATCCCCCTCTTTTCCTGATGGAAAGTCCCCCGGTGCCCGATGCACAGCATCGACGGATGAATCGGGGAAGGTAGCAGCGTAGAACCGTGCAGCATCCTCCGCGCCCCCATCGTACCAGAGGCACACCGTGTTCTTTGCCGTCTTCTTCATAACGCCGCTCCCTTGAGATAGGCTCATTTCCTGGAGTACGACAACAGTACCAGGCGTTCCTTCGTAGCGTGAATGGCAGAGATGAACGAATTCCAGCTGACCAGCCCAATACCTTGAACATAGCGGACGGAGGAGTCCGTTCCCGATGTTCGGATCATCTCGCTCTCCATTCTCTCCCACGAGTCAGCGGTCCGTGTCGGCGGTTGCACGGCGGTTGCTCGAGGGCCCATCTCAGCCTCGCTGTGAACGACATGCAAACCCCCCGTGACCCTGGGGCCGCGACGATCAACGACCCACTTCCGTATTGCGAAAGTGCAGCCGCTGAGCGAAGTGTTGCGGAATAGCACGGATTCCGTTACTTTGCTTCATGATCCAACATACTCATTTTCCGGGAGAGAATTCCACGACATTCTGCCAGGGTCACGTGCCGGCAACCCGCCTGCCACATTCAGCGGATCCGATAGAGCGCGCGAAACGCATCTGGCATGCGTCATACCACCCGGAACTCAATGCTACATTGGGGAACAATACTAAGGATTTCTCACCTGAATTTCTCCGCACGTGCCGGCTTTCAACCGCCTGACGTTCGATCGAAGCAAGAACCGACGACAACCACAAGGAGACCGTGATGCCAGCACTTCGTACCACCTTCGTGATGCTATGCCTTGTTCTTGGCGCATCCCTGTGCCGCGCTCAACAGGTGGCAGACCCGGAGAAGCCTGCATACGATCCCGCTCTGGCGAAAGCCGTAGGCGCGGACGAACGTGGCATGAGGGGCTATGTCCTGGTGGTTCTGAAGACCGGACCGAACCGCGTGCCCGCAGGCCCGGATCGAGACGAGATGTTCAAGGGCCACTTTGCCAACATGAAGCGTCTCTCCGCGGAAGGCAAACTCGTCCTCGCCGGCCCGTTCGATGGTGTTGATGGGTGGAGGGGACTTTTTAT from Ignavibacteriota bacterium carries:
- a CDS encoding VOC family protein, producing MKKTAKNTVCLWYDGGAEDAARFYAATFPDSSVDAVHRAPGDFPSGKEGDVLTVEFTVLGIPCLGLNGGPAFKHSEAFSFQVATVDQAETDRYWHAIVANGGQESACGWCKDRWGLSWQITPLALTQAITDPDPAAAKRAFEAMMTMRNIDIAAIEAARRGADRTGRKGL